The genome window tatatatatatatatatatatatatatatatatatgtatatatatatatatgtatgtatgtatatatatatatatatatatatgtatgtatgtatgtatgtatgtatatatatatatatatatatatatatatatatctatgtatatatatatatatatatatatatgtatgtatatatatatgtatatatatatatatatatatatatatatatgtatgtatatatatgtatgtatatatatatatatatatatatatatatatatatatatatatatatatccccttgccgacggatacgacgggtagacacgtgctttgcccactgttagtacttgtttgattgtttatacacatagatggctatacttgtactaagtcaccaatgagccagttaggagtactgcccgtctcgcccgttcacccttttctttgatttacgaaatattttacattatcttattttgctgttactaatattaaaaaaacattataataattataatgtttataataaaaataacaccatcgatatccatagcactagtaaaaaacacgtttttcccgccaattcaaatcacgtatggtcacaaggtctattaattgactcctttgtggctaagcactagcagagccatctatgagcagacatttcacaaaaaatatagaaaatgggcacagcattttccccattttttgttcattttccccgacggcattgggatatatatatgtatgtgtatatatatatatatatatatatatatatatatatatatatatatatatatgtatgtgtatatatatatgtatgtgtgtatatatatgtatgtgtgtatatatatatatgtatgtatatatgtatatatatgtatatatatatatatatatatatatgtatatatatgtatatatatgtatatatatatatatgtatatatatatatatttatatatttttatatggatatatgtatatatgtatatatatatatatatgtatatatatatatttatatatttttatatggatatatgtatatatgtatatatatatacacatgtgtgcgtgtgtatctgtgtgtgtgtgtgtgtgtgtgtgtgtgtgtgtgtgtgtgtgtgtgtgtgtgtgtatagtatctatatataaacatatttatatttacatacatatgcatgtgtgtgtgtgtgtatacatatatatatatatatatatatgtatgtatgtatgtatgtatattttttatattgtgtgtgtattttttgtatatatatgtagatatttgtgtgtgtgtgtgtgtgtgtgtgtgtgtgtgtgtgtgtgtgtgtgtgcgtatatgtatatatatatatatatatatatatatatatatatatatatatgtgtgtgtgtgtgtgtgtgtgtgtgtgtgtgtgtgtatatttgtatatgtttatatatgtgtttttatatgtgtatatttatatattatagataatatatatatatatatatatttatagataatatatatatatatttatatatatatatatatatatatatatattatgtatatttagcaAATTTATTCAAGCCCAGTGTCCCCAACATGATAACAAGTGCTTGCAGGTGACCactttatcacttttttcttaCATTCAAATGTCAGCACaatcaattttttatttattttccctgaaTCACTTATATCTATTTTAACATTATCAGTTTTAAAAGTATTAGCACTTTCTCATCCATTCCTCCAACAGAGGAGATGACCCAAGTCAGAGAAACAGCAGCGAGTGAGAACTGCACCGGCACCAGCCTTGCTGACATTCTCCAGTCTGCACTGCCAGCTGACAATGTAAGTctgcctcctgcctcttcctGCAGTGTCAGCAGCTCCACTCCAACCTCTAGTAACTCGGAatgtaataacaaacacaatcatGTAAGTGATATTTTGAAGAGGGTTTTGTGAACCTTTTGTTTCCAAAACTATATTGTGTAGGTTTCTTAACCCTATACACTTTTACACTGCTGTAATAGTTACACTGCATTCCCATTTATTTGAGGtatattttaagtattttttataatatatttaacacGGACCAAAGAAACTTTTTAATGTTAAAGTGCCTCTCTTCCAATCAGGGCTTCCATATCTTTCCACAGGGTACAAGTTCAGGTAATAATCAAGACTCGGTGTTTGGCAATGGTCCAAGTCATTCCCAGACTCCCCTGGCCCCCATAGGCAGCAAACCCCGTCACTACAGTGGAAACACTTTACTGGGCGGGCAGAATGACCCCCTAGGCTTGAATTTAGGCAGTATTGGCATGGGCAGTTTAGGATCTTACCACAAAGCCCCAGGCTCAGAACGTGAAGACCGAGAAGCCAACTTCAAGAAGCAATTGGCAGCCATTGACAGTGACCCCACTTTAGACCCTTTAGAAAAGAATAAGCGCAAACAAAGCTTATTCCTGTCAAACATGGTACCCAGTCACCCCCCTGTGACCAGCTTACCTGTCACTTTGCCTGTCACGTTACCAGTCTCCATGCCtgtcacaccctcctcctccttcgtctcgtcACTGCCTTCTAGTTTGTCATCAACTGTGTCGCCTCTGGCGCCACCATTCTACCCAACCAGTGATACGGTAGAATCTGTTGTAGGTAAGTAGTCTCGGGTGTGCTATCATTTCTGTCAGGAAGGAGATCAGGCATTATCTAAATTGATATttataaagttttatttttaaaatattccaGTTCATAGTTGTGCCTATATTAGCTATAGTAACGAtcttgacagtaataataataattgtcattattaatgttttattatttatttttaattattattataaaagtaatagtaaaaatttAAAGAGTAATGGGCATCACTGAGAGAGATACTGTGCATGTAGAAAATTGACATGCATTTAAAAGTGTGGGATGGAAGGGGGTTATAATATGCCAGCTATTTtagaaaaagattaataaaaaaaaaaaaatgtatttccaaAGATTATGTTGTAATTAGTGTTTAGGGGTTACAAGATTGGATGGTTATTCCATAGATGTTATATTTTCCTCATTGACACAGTTTCTCTTTTGGTTCTGAAATCTATTGGTGCAGAAGACTTTGCTGACTGTACTGTTGACCTTTCATGTGCCTCTGATGTATGTTTCAGTTTATTACTTAGGGGATTAGTAGGGTACTTGAGGTCTGTTCATGGAAAGCAGGGTTTTTTAATAGAAAACACGAACAAAAGTGGGACACTGGACTTGAAACAGAACAATTTATTTTGCAGCTTATGTATTGCAGAATTTCATCTTGAGTTTCTCCCAACAGGAAGTGCATTAGAAGATTTGAATTTAGATGAACCATTGAACATCGCAGCATCCTTAGATAGAGAATTAGAAGTTGAATCTAATTCTATAAGTAATTCTATATCAACGGGTTTAGCTAATTCAGGTAAGGGATAATCTTGCTTTCTTCACTCTTTTCACTTCTGGTTACTTCAGActacccccctcttttttcctttttctttagttttggTTTAACAATCTCACCATTATTGACCCTCTTCTTTTAAGTTGCTCTCCATTCTACTTCATGTTTGTCTCTTTTTGGTTCTCCAAGTCATGCCCCTTATCTGTTCATCAGTCTATtggcctttctctttcttactgtcCCTCATTTACTCTGTGCATAATTCTTCCAGATCAGGTTGCAAATACAGCACAGCCAGAGGAGTCATTGCAGACAGCCCTCTAAAaagcttatttttttttggtCCTTCAGGTTTACTTGGCTCAAGTGCCCCAGTTAACATCCCCGGGTCCAGTTTCCAGCAGGACCGCTCAGGTGGTCTTATCAGCAACCCATCTCCTTCATCGACATCCTCCCCAGCCTTTCCACACTCCTTCCTCCAGTCGTCACTGCATAGGGAGAACTCACTTGATCACgtaagtaggtgtgtgtgtgtgtgtgtcagtcagtcagtcagtcagtcagtctgtctgtctgtctgtctgtctgtctgttttttgtgtgcatttgcatgtgtatttgtgtgtgtgtgtgtgtgtgtgtgtgtgtgtgtgtgtgtgtgtgtgtgtgtgtgcatatgtgcgcatGCATATACGTGTCTTACTGCAGTATCTTTACACCAAATTTCAACCTCCTCTGACAGGGTGTGGCTGCATTATTGGGTGTGAACGGAGTAGGCAAGATCTCTGGGACGGGGTTCCCATCTAcaagtgggggtggtgggggtggcctCTTTGACCTTGGCACCAACATGTCCCCACACACACGTAATCCCCTTAGCAACCCCTTGTCGCAGTCGCCACTCATGGCACCCTTTTCTGGCAGCAGTAGCTCTTCCACCTCAGAGATCCAGCGGTTACGGGAAGAGTTGGCTACTAATAGGGCAAAGGTAAGGATGAGTTAGACATTGTTGTGatgatgcatttatttatatggttatatacatgtataagtaaccTTTACATAAGcagtttctccttttttctctctcttcattcctctgtACTGTTAATTAACAAGCACattttatattgattttcttaAGAAGGCCCATGTCTCCAACTTTTTTCTCCAGTTGGCATCTTGGGAAGAAGGCATTGCACAAGCACGGACGGCATGTGAAGCATGGAGAAGAGAAGCCGATGATGCTAATAGGAAATTCAAATTATCTGAACAAACCAAAGAAGAGGTGAGCGGAGATTCATTATCTTTtagtaatgtttttgtttatatcttattttccctCAGTAAAATCTTCTGTTGTAAATGGTGTAGTAAACAGTTTATGAAAGAAATGGAATCATGGTCTTAGGTGGAAGGAATATAAATTTGCAGAAATAATTTAAGTAAAAGAATATTTGTGGAAGTGCAAAGGAACAACAAACTGTTCATTACTCCTTTGTCACAAAGCTAACAAGCATGGCTACCAACCATTTACCTTATTTTAATTTGCCTCCACCTTCATGCATTACAGTTTGCAGTAAAGATAGCAGCTCagcagaaggaaatggaagaactaAAAACTGGGGGATTAGGCCCTTACGTGCAGGCTCTTCACCCACACAGTGACCTAGAGAACCTGCCTCTCCATACCCTCAAGGCTCTGCAGTCACAGCTGCGCCAAGATTTAGAATctgtagaaaaggtttgaatgctTTTCATTTGAGTGTGAAGGCATTcgcacttgtatgtgtatatgcatgtgtatatgcgtctttattgttttttaatagtCATATCTTTTGGCTGCACAATAATCTAGACTAGAAGAGATTAGCCAAAGTTTAtgctttaaaatttatttttattattttttttttttacaggtaatAAACAATTATGGCCTCAAGACTGAACAGTGGCCAGGCGTGGTGTCTACATGGTAAGGACAAGCAGTTTAGAAACCAAGTCAAGATGGCAGGCCTTTTGACAgcaaaaaaattattaataaggacaatagaaatgaagaaaaaagtacACCAAGTGATGACTAACGTTGCCTTGGTCCCTGCCGGCTCATGTTGGTAGTCTCATAGAAGCATTATCGATAGGCTATTTTTGCACGTGAAGTGACGTACAATTTATAATTTATGGAAAGTGAAGACTTCCTTCAACCTCTACCATGGAActatttgttttttgtggttgttgaCGGAAAGAGATCTTCATCCGATTCCAAAGGGCCAAAGAGACGTTTTAGGGACATTTTGAGTGCAGGGTCCAGCCCCCTCTCTGCGGGTCCTGTGCAATGCAGCCAAGTGTCACCCTGGGAGCTTTATTATGCAAGTGTCTGGGACCCGTACGGATCGACCGTTTCAGCGGGAAACGTTTTAACCTTCTAAGCTTCGGGGCAAGCGGCGACGGGCGGCGAGGAGCGCGGCGAGGCGGTGCACCCGCCGGGGATGGAGAaggtgctctctctgtctctgtctctctctctgtctctctctctgtctctctctgtcactctctctctctctctgtcactctctctctctgtcactctctctctctgtcactctctctctctttctctctttctctctctttctctctctttctctctctttctctctctttctctctcttctctctctctctctctctctctctctctctctctctctctctctctctctctctctctctctctctctctctctctctctctctctctctctctctctctctctctctctctctctcttctctctctctctctctctctctctctctctctctctctctctctctctctctctctctctctctctctctctctctctctctctctctctctctctttctctctctctctttctctctctctttctctctctctctttctctctctctctttctctctctctctttctctctctctctttctctctctctctttctctctctctctctctctctctctctctctctctctctctctctctctctctctctctctctctctctctctctctctctctctctctctctctctctctctctttctctctctctctttctctctctctctttctctctctctctctttctctctccctctttctctctctctctttctctctctctctttctctctctctctttctctctctctctttctctctctctctttctctctctctctctctctctctctctctctctctttctctctctctctctctctctctctctctctctctctctctctctctctctctctctctctctctctctctctctctctctctctctctctctctcgtctctctctcgtctctctctcgtctctctctcgtctctctctcgtctctctgtcagCGTTTCATCTTGGCGCCATCTCCCCTCCACCGAGAAGTCCGGCAGTGCTTATCCAGGACATGTGCTTTCTCCCGGGCAGAGCGGTTCACCCTGTCTGCTGTGGCTGGATGATGACGACAACCTTAGTGCAGAGTATTTGTTGCCTCACCAGAAATCGCTCCTGCCAGGCTCTCCACCCTCGGATGGGCCTGGGTTAGAgcgatttgtatatttgtatttcaaTTAAGTGTTTTTTCTATTCGAATGTTGCCTGTATGTTATTTATGATTAATGTAGAACAGCTGAGTTCTATTAtgtttctgaatattttttttgacaAGGTGCACACATCAACTTATTAATATCTCTTTAATTTTATACCCTTCATCattccctctctatgtctctcatttttctctccgttttctcttttgctccggGTAATCAACTTATGTAATCTACATGTTACGCCAGGTACATACCCTACTTACATATTCAGTACCTCAACCACATGTTTAAGGTATGAATGTAAGATACAGGTAAGTTACTTAACGTAGCATATAGGTCAAATAACAAGGTTGCATTCTCAGTCATCTGTTCACACATTGAAACCCATAGATGTATTCCCATAAAATGCACATGTACTCAGTTACATAGTATCTATTgctgatatgtatattatgtttttgCCTGTGTATTGGTTATGAAGACAGCATCTAAAGTGTTGTTTTTGAGCCTTACTGTGACTGTTACGAGTAGCTGCTCCCGTGTTTTATACCGTGGCTGAATCTTTGTTGTTTTTCAGTTTtcaattttttgttatttgttggttGTACAATTTGTTTTGCTTTCCCTCCTCGTTGACCTGTTCTGTGTGGCTTGAAGGTTTGGTTGGGTTGGAATACTCACTCAGATTTCTGTGTCTATAATTTGTGTTCTGCTGATGGTTACTTCCTTCTATGTTATAACTTTCTGATTTCGTTtcgttgtttttccttcttttgcctATTTTAGCAACATTGCAAGGTTGTCTGATGGTGGCAACAATCGAGCGGTTCACAGGTTGTGGCGTTCTCCCTAAAATTCGTCAGTAGCTTCGTTTGctcttgtctctcctccttccttccgttcgCAGccgctcttcttccttttttctattccttcggccgcttcttccctcttctgtctggcttcccttccacctctttgtctctctctgtagaCGTTGGTGTAGCTTGAGTTCGTGTCTGATGAAGAACAAATGGCCTGCCGCTGGCCAGGGCATAGAGACGCGATTCGATGAGCGCGAGGCGGTTCCCCCTGACGGCCGGGCGACAAGACCCGCCGAGGCCGATCGACTCGCAGACGCGACGCGAATTCTGGCTGCTACCCTGTGGCTTTCGCCGGAGctgcgcgagcgagcgagggagggagggggagagggagagggacggatggacggacgaagGGGCGAGCCGCCTGGAAGACCCCGAGTCTCGCACGCCCCGAAGAACGTTCTCCGTCGTGCGTGCGTCATCCACTAAGTTCAAAGCTGTCGCCTGCCGCCGGAGTTGACCCTCGCGGCCTGGGCTTCAGGTGACTGATTCAGTACAAAGAATGCAACAATGAAAGTCTCAGTAGGGTAGGGTGATTCATGCATTTTTACTGTAATGTTGTATAATAAGTGTTCTCTTGTGTCGTGTGTTGTTGTGGCTCGGTGTTGCCTGGGCGAGGACAGTGGAAGTCACAGCGCCAGCGAAGCCGTTCAGAGGAACCTTTTTGGTGTTGTCTTTTTCACCCCCAAATCTGATCCATTTGTTAAGGTCTCGCAGAGAGCGTAAGaagagtatcattattttttcatccgTAGCATAGATGTGGGTGCCATAAGGAACAAAATGACAAGGCTGTCAGCTGAGATCACCTGCAATTCTTTGGGTCACGTTTGTGTTCTTAAGTGATGGTTCGAAGGGAAGGATGAAGTGTTCCTAGATTTTTGATTGAGTATGCTAGGGAAGCGTGAAGGGCTGGGGGAGACGTGGAAGTGGATTCTGGATGAGGGAGAGCCTCGGCAGCTGCCTCAAGCAGGCAATACCGCCGACAACATCGTTATCAAAATGCTGATGATCGGCAGGTTTCATTTTTATCACATCATGAgatattttatcctttttatattgCTCTAATACTTGTAATCAAAACCCAGACGGATAGCAGAGGTGGTTGATATTTATAATCGGTAGTTTAGCGCGACCCATGTGATGGAGACCACGACGGGGCGCGGCtgtgcgggcgggtgggcgggcggacACGAGAGCCTCGCGCGCCAGCCACCTTGAGGGCGCCCGCGACGCCAGCCACTGCTCTCGCTCGCCCGGCCGCCCGCCCGCTCGCCGCGTCCGCGAGCCGTAGCTAGGACGACAATTGTGAAGTATATTTCTTGGACGAGAAAACATTTTTGTCTTGTACGTTTTTAGGATTTTCCAATTGCTGTATTATAGAAGTGTTGCGAGGAAGCCCAAGTGCAGAGTGGAAGTTAGTCTGCTGTACAGTAGTGTCTCTGAGATCTTGTTCGTAGTCCCGGTTTAGCTTGCCACTTACTGAGGCAATAGACATACTCCAGCAATAATTACGAAGATAActcttttttatgatttcatcaGAACTCAGATAGTTTTTGATAGTAGAATTAATACTGTAAGAAGCTTGTAGGGGCATTGCTGATAATTTGTGGAATGGTAAGGTTTAAACCGTTTTTTCCATTGAGGGTTTTGGTTGGCGTCGAAGAAAGTGCAACCCGTGAGCTCACAGCAGTTGGTATTTAAGTGTGGAAGAGTGCCCCTTGCGCCCACTTTCCTCAGCCAATGCTTTGCCCCTTGTTGATCGCAGTGCCAGGAATTTAGCAGTTGCAGCTTGCAGTGAGGACACCAACCACAATGACGGAATTCACTGCAAGCGATGAAGACAAGACTAATTAGGTCTGACACAGTGTTGCCTCGACTCTGCACTGGAGGCTCCTGTATTGCGctgcccccttccctgcccctgggGAAGTCCCCTGGAGTCCTCCGGCGGCAGGGACACGTAGGCATCCGGAACACGCCCCTGGAGAGCTCCCCCGAGGGACTCTGCCTTTTGTTGTCATAGGACGAAGGTTGAATGTGGAGTGCAAGGTATTTAACGCGTGGTGAGGAACGGTACTGTCGTAGTGGTAAGATAAAGCTATAGGTCACGACTAAgactcttttcctcttattttattGAATAATGGTTTCTGCTTGCCAGAAGTaaaatgttcttttcttttctcttttttttcttgtacttgcTGAGGCCGAGACAGGTTTGGCCTCCGTGCCGCTTGGCACTTGTGGTTCGCAGTGTAGAAGATATGATTTAGCTAGTtgaatttgttgttttatttaattattctatCTTAGgcaattttataatattttatatattttatttacttaaaagAAAGAATTGTTAATTGCTAAGTGATTTAGGGCTAAAAACCAATTGAGAATCGAACACGACGGAAGGCACGACAGGCCCTGCGGCGGCGTCGGGCGGAGGCGCGCGTCGCCGGCCTCTCCGGACCGCCCGACAGCAGCAAGCAAGGCTGGGTTTTTGGAAATCTCTATTTTTGCACAAATATGAGGAGAGCAAATCATTATGTTGAAGTTTGGATTGTTCAGATGTCCAACTCCAatgctgatataaaaaaaaaaaaatgatggacgTTTTATGTCAGTTCCCGAATATTTAACTGAAACATTTTAATCTCCTTATTTTACAGACATAACCTAATTTTGAACTTAACaagatatattttaatatatttagacTTCATTATATGCCAGCTTTAGTTGATGAACTATACTTATTACATGTTCTAAGAATGGCAaccaataaatcaatataaagtCTTTATTCGTTGCTTCCATACCCTGTGTAcaactgtttctctgtttctatgaAAAAATAATGCTGAGGAATACGGACAACCTTCTGCAATATAtggttttacgtgtgtgtgtctgtgtttataaaggcatatatagacacagagacaaCAAGCAGCagacaagagaaaataataaggaaagaaggaattggAGAACGCAGCAAGATGTGCAAGTCAAAGATTGGGTTAtagagaaaaatacaagaaagaaagggttactagagaaggaagagaaaattataaaaatgaaagtataaaAGAAAGATTCCTCAAACATTTACCAGAAATAATTAAATGCTGTACAGCAGATTGCAATTTTAAATGGAGTGAAGGCGCACAAGACCGAGAATTCCTGGAAACCAACTATCACGCAGTAATTACAGGTGAATCCTACCCTTTCTCTGTCCCCTGCTTCTCTTATTCGtcttattgtgtgtatgtgtgttattagatacatcgatatgtgtgtgtgtatttatatgtatattaatttactttatatgtatgtatgtatatgtgtgtgtgtgtgtgtgtgtgtgtgtgtgtgtgtgtgtgtgtgtgtgtgtgtgtgtgtaaacgcatgcacacacacacacacacacacacacacacacacacacacacacacacacacacacacacacacacacacacacacacacacacacacacacacacacgcacacacacgcacgcgcacacacacgcacgcgcacacacacgcacacacacacgcacacacacacgcacacacacgcacacacacacacacacacacacacacacacacacacacacacacacacacacacgcacgcgcacacacgcgcacacacacgcacacacacgcacacacacacgcacacacacgcacacacacgcacacacacgcacacacacacgcacacacacacacacacacacacacacacacacacacacacacacacacacacacacacacacacatacacacacacacatatatacatacatacatacatacatacatacatatatacttatgtatatgtatatatattatatacatatttatatacatatatgtgtatatgtgtctataaatgtgtatatgaattgggatgccacggctgatcagcccaatgatcattccgtttcatgaatgaactaatgtgcgcgcacacacacacacacacacacacacacatacacacatatatatatatatatatatatatatatatatatatacgtgtgtgtgtgtgtgtgtatgtatatatatatatatatatatatatgtgtgtgtgtgtgtgtgtgtgtgtgtgtgtgtgtatgtatatgtttatatgtatgggtatgagtatgtatgtatatttgtatatatatatgtatatatatttatatataataatctatagatacactatatacatatatgtatatatacacatttatacacatacatatacaacatatatacatacatacatatacatatacatgcatgtatgtatacatacatattcatgtatgtatatatacttatacatatctacatatatatatatatatatttatgcatgtatgtatgtatgtgcgcgcccacacacacacacacacacacacagacacacacacacagacacacacacacacacagacacacacacacacacacgcacgaacacacacacacacacacacacacacagacacacacacacacagacacacacacacacacagacacacacacacacacacacacacacacacacgcacacacacacacacacagacacacacacacacacacacacacacacacacacacagacacacacacacagacacacacacacacacacacacacacacacacacacacacacacacacagacacacacacacacagacacacacacacacacacacacacacacacacacacacacacacacacacacacacacacacacacgcacacacacacacacgcacacacacacacacacacacgcacacacacacacacacacacacacacacacacacacacacgcacacacacacacacacacacacacacacacacacacacacacgcacacacacacacacacacagacacacacacacacacagacacacacacacacacacacacacgcacacacacacacacacgcacacacgcacacacacacacacacacacgcacacacacacacacacacacacacgcacacacacacacacacacacacacgcacacacacacacacacacacacacacacgcacacacacacacacacacacacacacacgcacacacacacacacacgcacacacacacacacacacacacacacacacacacacacacacacacacacacacacacgcacacacacacacacacagacacacacacacacagacacacacacacacacacacacacgcacacacacacacacacacacacacacacgcacacacacacgcacacacacacacgcacacacacacacacacacacacgcacacacacacacgcacacacacacacacacacacacacacgcacacacacacacacacacacacacacacacacacgcacacacacacgcacacacacacataatagcgTTTTATTAATCGTGAAGAATATCTCATTGACCTTCCCAATCCATCCGTGCTTCCGTCACAATCACACGTCATTCGGCCAGTTCGCTAAAATTGTGCGAGGACCGATCTG of Penaeus chinensis breed Huanghai No. 1 chromosome 37, ASM1920278v2, whole genome shotgun sequence contains these proteins:
- the LOC125045438 gene encoding RING finger protein unkempt homolog isoform X1 — translated: MKSQESKALWVTQTEKPIHYTYLKEFRVEQCSLFLQHKCTQHRPYTCFHWHFLNQRRRRPIRKRDGTFNYSPDAYCNKFDENTGICPDGDECPYLHRTAGDTERRYHLRYYKTGMCVHDTDTRGMCVKNGPHCAFAHGVEDVRPPVYDIRELQVLEMMDQEGVNGTGPNNLDKERNMVNDDPKWQDTSYVLANYKTEQCKRPPRLCRQGYACPQYHNSRDRRRSPKKYKYRSTACPNVKHGDEWGEPSNCENGDACQYCHTRTEQQFHPEIYKSTKCNDIQQNGYCPRGAFCAFAHLDQEMTQVRETAASENCTGTSLADILQSALPADNVSLPPASSCSVSSSTPTSSNSECNNKHNHGFHIFPQGTSSGNNQDSVFGNGPSHSQTPLAPIGSKPRHYSGNTLLGGQNDPLGLNLGSIGMGSLGSYHKAPGSEREDREANFKKQLAAIDSDPTLDPLEKNKRKQSLFLSNMVPSHPPVTSLPVTLPVTLPVSMPVTPSSSFVSSLPSSLSSTVSPLAPPFYPTSDTVESVVGSALEDLNLDEPLNIAASLDRELEVESNSISNSISTGLANSGLLGSSAPVNIPGSSFQQDRSGGLISNPSPSSTSSPAFPHSFLQSSLHRENSLDHGVAALLGVNGVGKISGTGFPSTSGGGGGGLFDLGTNMSPHTRNPLSNPLSQSPLMAPFSGSSSSSTSEIQRLREELATNRAKLASWEEGIAQARTACEAWRREADDANRKFKLSEQTKEEFAVKIAAQQKEMEELKTGGLGPYVQALHPHSDLENLPLHTLKALQSQLRQDLESVEKVINNYGLKTEQWPGVVSTW
- the LOC125045438 gene encoding RING finger protein unkempt homolog isoform X2, whose amino-acid sequence is MKSQESKALWVTQTEKPIHYTYLKEFRVEQCSLFLQHKCTQHRPYTCFHWHFLNQRRRRPIRKRDGTFNYSPDAYCNKFDENTGICPDGDECPYLHRTAGDTERRYHLRYYKTGMCVHDTDTRGMCVKNGPHCAFAHGVEDVRPPVYDIRELQVLEMMDQEGVNGTGPNNLDKERNMVNDDPKWQDTSYVLANYKTEQCKRPPRLCRQGYACPQYHNSRDRRRSPKKYKYRSTACPNVKHGDEWGEPSNCENGDACQYCHTRTEQQFHPEIYKSTKCNDIQQNGYCPRGAFCAFAHLDQEMTQVRETAASENCTGTSLADILQSALPADNVSLPPASSCSVSSSTPTSSNSECNNKHNHGTSSGNNQDSVFGNGPSHSQTPLAPIGSKPRHYSGNTLLGGQNDPLGLNLGSIGMGSLGSYHKAPGSEREDREANFKKQLAAIDSDPTLDPLEKNKRKQSLFLSNMVPSHPPVTSLPVTLPVTLPVSMPVTPSSSFVSSLPSSLSSTVSPLAPPFYPTSDTVESVVGSALEDLNLDEPLNIAASLDRELEVESNSISNSISTGLANSGLLGSSAPVNIPGSSFQQDRSGGLISNPSPSSTSSPAFPHSFLQSSLHRENSLDHGVAALLGVNGVGKISGTGFPSTSGGGGGGLFDLGTNMSPHTRNPLSNPLSQSPLMAPFSGSSSSSTSEIQRLREELATNRAKLASWEEGIAQARTACEAWRREADDANRKFKLSEQTKEEFAVKIAAQQKEMEELKTGGLGPYVQALHPHSDLENLPLHTLKALQSQLRQDLESVEKVINNYGLKTEQWPGVVSTW